A genomic region of Aspergillus oryzae RIB40 DNA, chromosome 1 contains the following coding sequences:
- a CDS encoding SDR family oxidoreductase (dehydrogenases with different specificities (related to short-chain alcohol dehydrogenases)), with protein sequence MIVALVTGANSGIGEAVARQLARQPDHHVIVTARNLEAGEKVAAAIVEEGNSASAVRLDLSSDESISTVAEHVKEAYGKLDILVNNAGTFLDHRSDLSVRENLTMTFDTNVIGTAVLTDALLDLLRQSSAPRVVFVSSVLGSLTLSNDENWPLRHIVSKAYKSSKAALNMLVLHYSRALQDVSGLVNTVCPGLVKTKLNGYAEDGVTPDVGGRRIVELALLGPDGPTATFSNRDGPIPW encoded by the coding sequence ATGATCGTCGCATTGGTAACTGGCGCCAACTCAGGCATTGGCGAAGCTGTTGCACGCCAGCTAGCGCGCCAACCGGATCACCATGTCATCGTAACAGCACGAAACCTCGAAGCGGGAGAGAAAGTCGCAGCAGCTattgtcgaagaaggcaacTCAGCGTCTGCCGTCCGCCTGGATCTGTCTTCTGATGAGTCTATCTCCACGGTTGCTGAACACGTCAAAGAGGCCTATGGCAAACTCGATATCCTCGTCAACAATGCCGGGACATTTCTCGATCATCGCTCTGATTTGTCCGTCCGGGAGAATCTCACCATGACTTTTGATACGAATGTGATCGGTACCGCTGTTCTGACCGACgccctcctcgaccttcttcgTCAGTCTTCTGCGCCGCGGGTTGTTTTCGTTTCGTCTGTTCTCGGCTCACTTACTCTTTCAAATGACGAGAATTGGCCGCTTCGACATATTGTGTCGAAGGCCTACAAAAGCAGCAAGGCCGCCTTGAACATGTTGGTACTGCATTATTCAAGGGCTCTTCAGGATGTTAGCGGGCTAGTTAATACAGTATGCCCTGGCTTGGTTAAAACAAAGCTGAATGGATACGCAGAAGATGGGGTAACGCCGGATGTTGGTGGGCGCAGGATTGTGGAGCTGGCGTTGTTGGGTCCGGATGGACCTACTGCGACCTTCTCTAATAGGGATGGACCAATTCCTTGGTGA
- the aglA gene encoding putative alpha-galactosidase (alpha-D-galactosidase (melibiase)): MRLITRWIPLANALASTMPVQVVASIENPSLLPTPPMGFNNWARFMCDLNETLFVETTDAMASNGLLEAGYNRINLDDCWMNYDRAENGSLEWNVTKFPRGLPWLGQYVKSKGFNFGIYEDSGNLTCGGYPGSEGYEEIDAEIFAAWGIDYLKLDGCNVYPKEGRTLQEEYKYLYGNWHEILSKMQQPLIFSESAPAYFSMTDNLTDWHTVMDWVPEYGELARHSVDILVYSGEGSAWDSIMTNYKFNTLVARYQRPGYYNDPDFLIADHPGLSLDEKRSQFALWASFSAPLIISAHIPDLSSEDLEYLTNQALIAVDQDPLAQQATLASRDGSLDVLTRNLADGSRLVTILNHGSESIETDISLDILGLSTDCTYKAQDLWGGSTQTIKDAIRIKLNTHATAVYKIDTDEKCSQVIPTGLIFNTASGKCLTGTSSSVGSESCNGSKSQIWQIDASGVIRTLSEQSKCLTADGKAISLQECSENNGQKWSYAITGNLKNADTGYCLTNGGGVSACGFETNSQVFGLPAGVHVAL, from the coding sequence ATGCGACTTATCACAAGATGGATACCGCTAGCGAACGCATTGGCCAGCACGATGCCAGTCCAAGTTGTCGCTTCCATTGAGAACCCTAGTCTACTGCCGACGCCGCCCATGGGATTCAACAATTGGGCCCGGTTCATGTGCGACCTGAACGAGACACTATTTGTCGAGACTACGGATGCAATGGCCTCCAATGGTTTATTGGAAGCTGGTTACAATCGTATCAATCTTGACGACTGCTGGATGAACTATGATCGCGCGGAAAATGGATCACTCGAATGGAATGTCACCAAGTTCCCGCGCGGCCTTCCCTGGCTTGGTCAATATGTTAAATCTAAAGGCTTTAACTTCGGCATCTACGAGGACTCAGGGAACCTGACCTGTGGTGGCTATCCGGGGTCCGAAGGTTACGAGGAGATCGACGCGGAGATATTTGCGGCATGGGGCATCGACTATCTGAAATTGGATGGGTGTAACGTCTATCCCAAAGAAGGTCGTACTTTGCAGGAAGAGTACAAATACCTCTACGGCAATTGGCATGAGATACTCAGCAAAATGCAACAGCCACTGATATTCTCCGAATCGGCACCTGCGTACTTCTCCATGACCGACAATTTGACCGATTGGCATACGGTCATGGACTGGGTTCCTGAATACGGCGAGCTCGCCCGACATTCAGTTGACATTCTCGTCTACAGTGGAGAAGGCAGTGCCTGGGATAGTATCATGACAAACTATAAGTTCAACACGTTAGTCGCTCGGTATCAACGTCCCGGATATTACAACGATCCTGACTTCCTAATTGCGGACCATCCGGGACTGTCACTGGACGAAAAGCGATCCCAATTCGCGCTTTGGGCTTCGTTTTCGGCACCCTTGATTATTAGTGCACATATTCCCGACCTATCATCTGAGGATCTAGAGTACCTAACAAATCAAGCCTTGATTGCGGTCGATCAGGATCCTCTGGCGCAACAAGCCACACTGGCCAGTCGCGATGGCTCCCTTGACGTGTTGACGCGGAATCTTGCCGACGGTTCTAGGTTGGTCACCATTCTGAACCATGGTAGCGAGTCCATCGAAACAGATATTTCCCTGGACATACTCGGCCTCTCTACCGattgtacatacaaagcACAAGACCTCTGGGGCGGCTCTACTCAGACCATCAAGGATGCGATACGTATTAAGTTGAACACACATGCGACCGCCGTGTATAAAATAGACACCGATGAGAAGTGCTCTCAAGTCATACCCACCGGCCTTATCTTTAACACGGCCTCCGGAAAGTGTCTTACAGGAACCTCATCCTCTGTGGGATCTGAATCTTGCAACGGGAGCAAATCCCAGATATGGCAGATCGACGCATCGGGGGTGATTCGCACGTTGTCTGAACAGTCAAAGTGTCTAACAGCAGACGGGAAAGCCATTTCGCTGCAGGAATGTAGCGAGAATAATGGCCAGAAATGGTCGTATGCAATCACGGGCAATCTAAAGAATGCTGATACTGGCTATTGTCTGACGAACGGCGGAGGTGTTTCTGCTTGCGGCTTTGAAACCAATAGCCAGGTGTTTGGGTTACCCGCTGGTGTCCATGTCGCATTGTAA